Proteins encoded in a region of the Vicia villosa cultivar HV-30 ecotype Madison, WI linkage group LG5, Vvil1.0, whole genome shotgun sequence genome:
- the LOC131607533 gene encoding uncharacterized protein LOC131607533, protein MEDLEKQERNVEEEENLLENVAVLDFDVLCSSVALKASQGRWGNVGTVDEEEDDENEVFGGVLRMWEGELFDFFDHRRIAIESTFCPCYRFGKNMKRAGFGSCYIQAAIYMILAIGAFVNFIAYVVTRHHCFLYISLSLIISVGVYLGFFRTLIRKKFNIKGSESSLDDCAYHFACPCCTLSQESRTLEMNNVQDGTWHGRGDTKCIGSFGEKSKTYLELLPPPLVSIKS, encoded by the exons ATGGAAGATTTGGAGAAACAAGAGAGAAATgtagaagaggaagagaatttGCTAGAAAATGTTGCAGTTTTGGATTTTGATGTATTGTGTTCCTCTGTAGCTTTGAAAGCTTCTCAAGGAAGATGGGGGAATGTAGGAACcgtggatgaagaagaagatgatgagaatGAGGTTTTTGGTGGGGTTTTGAGGATGTGGGAAGGTGAACTTtttgatttctttgatcatcGTCGCATTGCTATTGAATCAACATT TTGTCCTTGCTATCGATTTGGGAAGAACATGAAGAGAGCTGGTTTTGGTTCATGTTACATTCAG gcAGCAATTTACATGATTCTTGCTATTGGTGCTTTTGTGAACTTCATTGCCTATGTTGTCACAAGACATCACTGCTTTCTCTATATTTCTCTTTCCCTCATTATTTCTGTTGGTGTGTATTTAGGATTTTTCCGCACACTCATAAGAAAGAAATTCAACATCAAGGGTAGTGAAAGTTCATTGGATGATTGTGCTTACCATTTTGCATGTCCTTGTTGTACATTATCTCAG GAGTCTAGAACATTGGAGATGAACAATGTACAAGATGGTACTTGGCATGGAAGGGGTGACACAAAATGCATTGGTAGCTTTGGTGAAAAAAGTAAAACATATCTTGAGTTACTTCCTCCTCCTCTTGTCTCAATCAAATCATAG